AGCAATCATTTCTCCCACCTGCAATCCACTTTTCACTTCGACCTTCCCATTCGGAAGCAATGCTCCCATAACAATTTTCCGTTTCGATACTTTCCCGGTGCTCTTGTCCACAGTCCACACATAATCGCCATCAACAGGACGATGGTTAAGAGCAGTCTGCGGTATAACAATCATGGACGCCACAGATGAAGACGGAGAGCCGAACTGTACTTTTCCGGACATTCCTGCCGGCCACTTGCTCTCTTTATTCGGCAATAAAGCTGTCATCAGAAAAGAAAGGTTATTTCGGGTCGTACTTTTGGATATTTCTACGACTTTTGCCGGATATATGGTATCCGGACAAGCATCAAACCGAATCCCAACTTCTTTGATTCTATGGGCTTGAAGCGCAATATTCTGTGTGACATATGCTTCTATCTTCAATTGAGTGATATCAATAAAGGAAATAACAGGTTGGGTTGCTTTCACATCCTGATATTTTTCAATATATACTTCTCCGACATATCCGGCAAAAGGTGCAATTAACTTTGTATCATATAATTCATTCGTTGCTGTTTCAAAAGCTGTTTTGGCAGAAGTATAATCCGCACATGCCTTTTCATAAGCACTGGCTGATAAATTACTTTTCTCATACAACACTTTTATTCGTTCAAATTCCGC
The Bacteroides luhongzhouii DNA segment above includes these coding regions:
- a CDS encoding efflux RND transporter periplasmic adaptor subunit; translation: MTTTKFLMYMFFSCLLASCDAGEKKMDEPVRIKVAEVEISLPSAEREFSFISKPFKETELSFRVGGPIDRFEVYAGNFYHRGDIIAEIDSRDFRIRKEQAEAIYNQAKAEFERIKVLYEKSNLSASAYEKACADYTSAKTAFETATNELYDTKLIAPFAGYVGEVYIEKYQDVKATQPVISFIDITQLKIEAYVTQNIALQAHRIKEVGIRFDACPDTIYPAKVVEISKSTTRNNLSFLMTALLPNKESKWPAGMSGKVQFGSPSSSVASMIVIPQTALNHRPVDGDYVWTVDKSTGKVSKRKIVMGALLPNGKVEVKSGLQVGEMIAVSKLRFLSEGMSVDVISQQQETSITAQK